GCGTGTATCAGTTCGCGGTCTCAACTAATTCGTGATAAACCAATTCATAACTTACCTAGTCCCTGTGGCACAAAGAAGGTGATGGTTTTGTTTCGTGTTCGAGTTCATGTCCAAattcaaatcttttattgtgGAACCGGGTTCGGCTAAAATTTGTGCTATTTTTGCAATTCCAAATTCATCTATGAGACATCTTTGTAATCTGTAAGGTTTAAACATAATTAATATACCAATAAATACTGTGTGGTTAAGATGTCAATTCATTGTCttcgtttttaaaattacttcaGAGTCGTCAACGTGGAAAATTTCTTTATGCTGTTGTTTAGCGCTTCCAGCATGAATAAGTCAACATGAcaatctgtgaaaaaaattgatgaatctATGAAATTACACGATGAATTTcaacagaaaattacatttgcTGCGCAGATCTACCGGATTGTCCAAGTGTACTTGATGatcgaataataaattgaatacgGTTGCATCCATTTGAGGTTTTTGCCTGCGAAGAACATTAAAAAGATGTCTGTATTCGTGACTTGAAAGACGGCTTCTTAGAGACATGGAAAAAATCTGTGTCTAGACACGCAACCTTTCGAGATACAGAAGCAAAATCTTCGAGACACGGAGGATTGTTAATTATAGTTACGGCGTAATAATCatcatattatacaaaatcACGTATTATACCTAACCGTTGTCAGCTCCAATGAAACTTTTCCAGCATCTTCTGTCTCATCTATAGGTTCTGCCAAAGTGATTTCGAAAGTTTGTTTTCCTCCAGTAATCtgtcgaaaataattattcgttattatttGACTCTGTGTAAAGCGATTTTGGGATTTTGTTCTCATGCAGTCCGCGATATTAGACATGATTGTCATGCTTTGAACC
This is a stretch of genomic DNA from Neodiprion fabricii isolate iyNeoFabr1 chromosome 2, iyNeoFabr1.1, whole genome shotgun sequence. It encodes these proteins:
- the LOC124174697 gene encoding uncharacterized protein LOC124174697, producing MRAQKYAQHSTKSRSITGGKQTFEITLAEPIDETEDAGKVSLELTTVRQKPQMDATVFNLLFDHQVHLDNPVDLRSKYCHVDLFMLEALNNSIKKFSTLTTLKLQRCLIDEFGIAKIAQILAEPGSTIKDLNLDMNSNTKQNHHLLCATGTRLLYLSLKMCEINDDGVAKIASNLSYHDEPCTSTLIVLNLANNTISQIGAEKIGNMLRTNRWIISPIKLYELDLQPLKAKSGDATAVFQKNEEVSIDLILRSVSHSRNEQKL